One window of Trifolium pratense cultivar HEN17-A07 linkage group LG5, ARS_RC_1.1, whole genome shotgun sequence genomic DNA carries:
- the LOC123885237 gene encoding GRAS family protein RAD1, producing MSHNLYYTTSTFKGEVEYNNDENPLMGCYASLYPNMPILENSSNSSSWIVPYSDESETIRDHKKLKRSTITIPILFANISNHNSTSINTFFKNSNKSSVNSIPRLHFRDHIRTYKQRYFAAEAVEEAAEEHFNYNNSEAEEEDGTCADGMRLVQLLIACAEAVACRDKSHASVLLSELKSNALVFGSSFQRVASCFVQGLTERLTLIQPIGNNSVGSDTKSMMNIMDAASEEMEEAFKLVYEICPHLQFGHFVANSIILEAFEGESFVHVVDLGMSLGLPHGHQWRGLIQSLANRSGSQRVLRRLRITAVGLCIARIQVIGKELSIYAKNLGVHLEFSIVEKNLENLKPEDIKVNEKEVLVVNSILQLHCVVKESRGALNSVLQMVHGLSPKVLVMVEQDSGHNGPFFLGRFMESLHYYSAIFDSLDAMLPKYDTKRAKIEQFYFAEEIKNIVSCEGPLRMERHEKVDQWRRRMSRAGFQGAPIKMVVQAKQWLLKNKICDGYTVVEEKGCLVLGWKSKPIVAVSCWKC from the coding sequence ATGTCACATAACCTTTATTATACTACTAGTACCTTCAAAGGTGAAGTAGAATACAACAATGATGAAAATCCATTAATGGGTTGTTATGCATCTTTATATCCTAATATGCCTATTTTGGAAAACAGTTCTAATTCATCATCATGGATTGTTCCATATTCTGATGAAAGTGAAACCATTAGGGATCataagaaattgaaaagatCAACTATAACTATCCCTATTTTGTTTGCAAATATCAGCAACCATAACTCAACCAGCATCAATACTTTCTTCAAAAACAGTAACAAAAGTAGTGTGAATAGCATACCAAGGCTTCATTTCAGAGATCATATAAGAACTTATAAGCAAAGATATTTTGCTGCTGAAGCTGTTGAAGAAGCAGCAGAAGAACATTTCAATTATAAtaattctgaagctgaagaagaagatggtACATGTGCTGATGGAATGAGATTAGTTCAACTTTTGATTGCTTGTGCTGAAGCTGTAGCGTGTCGCGACAAATCACATGCTTCGGTTTTATTATCTGAACTTAAATCAAATGCTTTGGTGTTTGGTTCATCATTCCAAAGAGTTGCTTCTTGTTTTGTTCAAGGATTGACTGAGAGACTAACTCTGATTCAACCAATTGGAAATAATTCTGTTGGATCAGATACAAAATCAATGATGAACATAATGGATGCTGCATCAGAAGAAATGGAAGAAGCATTCAAATTGGTTTACGAGATATGTCCACATCTTCAATTTGGACATTTTGTGGCTAATTCCATAATATTGGAAGCCTTTGAGGGTGAGAGTTTTGTTCATGTGGTTGACTTAGGCATGAGTCTAGGTCTACCACATGGACACCAATGGCGAGGACTAATTCAAAGTCTCGCAAATCGATCTGGTAGTCAACGTGTTCTTCGTCGGCTTAGGATCACAGCGGTTGGTCTATGCATTGCTAGAATCCAAGTCATTGGTAAAGAACTCTCAATTTACGCAAAAAATTTAGGGGTTCATTTGGAATTCTCGATTGTCGAGAAAAATTTGGAGAATTTGAAACCTGAAGACATAAAAGTGAATGAAAAAGAGGTTCTTGTGGTTAACAGCATTCTTCAATTGCATTGTGTTGTTAAGGAAAGTCGCGGTGCTTTGAATTCGGTTTTACAAATGGTACACGGTCTTTCGCCGAAAGTTTTGGTGATGGTTGAACAAGATTCAGGTCACAATGGACCTTTCTTTCTTGGAAGGTTTATGGAATCATTGCATTACTATTCTGCTATTTTTGACTCTTTGGATGCTATGCTACCAAAGTATGATACTAAGAGAGCAAAAATTGAACAGTTTTATTTTGCTGAGGAGATAAAGAACATTGTGAGCTGTGAAGGACCATTGAGGATGGAAAGGCATGAGAAAGTTGATCAATGGAGGAGGAGAATGAGTAGGGCTGGATTTCAAGGCGCGCCGATTAAGATGGTGGTTCAAGCTAAGCAGTGGCTTTTGAAGAATAAGATTTGTGATGGATATACTGTTGTGGAAGAGAAAGGTTGCTTGGTTCTTGGATGGAAATCAAAGCCAATTGTTGCAGTTTCTTGCTGGAAATGCTGA
- the LOC123885479 gene encoding nucleoside diphosphate kinase 2, chloroplastic — MEAMAVFTGSNISITSSSLLSTTTNSNTTTRRIRITSQLRTSATHLSAFPSKSHLFSSSSTSSYAKTIRTRTGTESGIFLPRLMAALEQVDQTYIMVKPDGVQRGLVGEIISRFEKKGFKLTGLKLFQCSKELAEEHYKDLKQKPFFPAMIDYITSGPVVSMAWEGIGVVPSARKLIGATDPLQAEPGTIRGDLAVQRGRNVIHGSDSPENGQREIALWFKEGELCEWTPVQEPWLIE; from the exons ATGGAAGCCATGGCCGTGTTTACCGGAAGCAATATCTCTATAACATCATCCTCTCTCCTAAGCACCACCACCAACTCAAATACAACAACAAGAAGAATAAGAATAACCTCTCAATTACGAACCAGTGCCACCCACTTATCTGCATTTCCTTCAAAATCCCAtcttttttcatcttcttctactTCTTCCTATGCCAAAACTATCCGCACCAGAACCGGCACCGAATCCGGCATCTTCCTTCCCCGCTTAATGGCTGCTCTT GAACAAGTTGACCAAACTTACATTATGGTGAAGCCCGACGGCGTGCAACGTGGTCTT GTGGGTGAAATTATTTCTAGGTTTGAGAAGAAGGGGTTTAAGTTAACTGGCTTGAAGCTCTTCCAATGTTCAAAAGAATTAGCTGAG gagCATTACAAGGACCTAAAACAAAAGCCTTTCTTCCCTGCGATGATTGACTACATTACTTCAGGTCCTGTTGTATCCATG GCTTGGGAGGGTATTGGAGTAGTGCCATCAGCACGTAAGCTTATAGGGGCTACAGATCCTCTTCAAGCTGAACCAGGCACGATAAGAGGAGACCTTGCTGTTCAAAGAGGAAG GAATGTTATTCATGGCAGTGACAGTCCTGAAAATGGCCAGCGTGAAATAG CTCTATGGTTCAAGGAAGGCGAATTATGCGAGTGGACTCCTGTCCAAGAACCATGGCTAATAGAGTAA
- the LOC123885481 gene encoding uncharacterized protein LOC123885481 has protein sequence MFGRIRASPSSLDSLEFSPPSKILKDDSFSIYEATLMKLKLGAKRDKSLMQLEEEEITNDCSVTDEVNMDVDCAPATVTVIDSFSVGDVGIMTLMDTDCSSSVTNASPIVVASESDSISTENNVEKPRQNNVSILDFFKPKDPVNCVNLSTKNDSCGSVSSSGSVVSNGTGSELCE, from the exons ATGTTCGGCAGAATCAGAGCTTCTCCGTCGTCGCTTGACAGTTTGGAATTCTCTCCTCCATCAAAGATTCTCAAAGACGATTCCTTCTCTATCTACG AGGCTACTCTCATGAAGCTTAAACTCGGTGCGAAACGCGATAAATCGTTGATGCAATTGGAGGAGGAAGAGATTACAAATGATTGTTCAGTTACTGATGAAGTGAATATGGATGTGGATTGTGCTCCGGCGACAGTAACTGTAATTGATTCGTTCTCTGTTGGTGATGTTGGTATAATGACATTGATGGACACTGATTGTTCTTCTTCTGTAACCAATGCATCACCTATTGTTGTTGCTAGTGAAAGTGATAGTATTTCTACTGAGAATAATGTGGAAAAGCCGCGGCAAAATAATGTTTCAATTCTAGATTTTTTTAAACCTAAGGATCCTGTGAATTGCGTGAATTTGTCGACTAAGAATGATAGCTGTGGTTCTGTTTCGTCGTCGGGTTCTGTTGTATCTAATGGCACAGGAAGTGAATTGTGTGAATGA
- the LOC123886843 gene encoding uncharacterized protein LOC123886843: MGTNIGGSNEAIYQEMVEDEVKGTQKVPVGQKAKAHSLVLKKASAEIPAHIIAEAISTIRGIGLRWSGPITPKEMEYVEQYVLAKYPEYANLIEGDGSGIDMSSFISDEPSELPISDDRRKSLRSPCFGSNLPDLDRTKLEPSKLLDILNKKSSFPGSFISIPEVHARNKVLKHFGLPDDEYLVLFTPSYKDAMMLVGESYPFVKGNYYMTILGEQQEDYIKEFASFKESKVLIAPKTWLDLRIRGSQLSQNFRRRCKISPKGLFAYEADVNGTMHWVSEAHSFNWHVLLDAFALVVGKDKLQVGLHRPDFLVCCPDNIHSNSSRRITCLLVRKKSFDLQSSILG, encoded by the exons ATGGGAACAAACATTGGAGGATCTAATGAg GCAATATATCAGGAAATGGTTGAAGATGAAGTTAAGGGCACTCAGAAAGTTCCTGTTGGACAGAAGGCCAAGGCACACAGTTTGGTCCTGAAG AAAGCAAGTGCGGAGATTCCTGCTCATATCATAGCTGAAGCAATATCAACAATCCGCGGTATTGGCCTTAGATGGTCAGGTCCAATTACACCAAAAGAAATGGAATATGTAGAACAATATGTGCTAGCAAAGTATCCAGAATATGCAAATTTAATTGAAGGAGATGGAAGTGGTATAGACATGTCAAGTTTTATCTCCGATGAGCCTTCGGAATTACCAATTTCAGATGATAGAAGAAAGTCATTAAGATCGCCTTGTTTTGGAAGCAACCTTCCTGACTTGGATAGGACAAAGTTAGAGCCATCAAAACTACTTGATATTCTGAACAAGAAATCATCTTTTCCTGGAAGTTTCATCTCGATCCCAGAAGTTCACGCTCGTAATAAGGTTTTGAAGCATTTTGGTTTGCCTGATGATGAGTATTTGGTTCTTTTTACTCCAAGTTACAAGGATGCTATGATGTTGGTAGGGGAAAGTTACCCTTTTGTTAAGGGAAACTACTATATGACCATTCTTGGTGAACAGCAAGAGGATTATATCAAAGAATTTGCTTCTTTTAAGGAATCTAAGGTACTCATAGCACCTAAGACATGGCTTGATTTGAGGATTAGAGGTTCTCAGTTAAGTCAAAATTTTAGGAGGAGATGTAAGATTAGTCCAAAAGGGCTATTTGCTTATGAAGCAGATGTGAATGGGACAATGCATTGGGTTTCTGAGGCTCATAGTTTCAATTGGCATGTTTTGCTTGATGCATTTGCATTGGTTGTGGGAAAAGATAAGCTACAAGTTGGACTTCACAGGCCTGATTTCTTAGTATGTTGTCCTGATAACATACATTCTAATTCTTCAAGAAGAATCACTTGTCTCTTGGTCAGAAAGAAAAGTTTTGACCTCCAAAGTTCCATCCTAGGTTAA
- the LOC123885605 gene encoding uncharacterized protein slr0889-like: MLPPPIAVDLNDIKQKLSVHFRPFQRSFQFWVRAIDIYTGYKVFQLRVNFVKDVQKQEAMWERQHELAADKIFSMCSDLGGFFLKIAQIIGKPDLAPTAWVKRLVTLCDQAPATSYHTVKLVLENELGLCIDDVFDRFDVEPLGSASIAQVHRARLKGDKDDVVVKVQHPGVQDLMMTDIRNLQAFALYMQKTDIKFDLYSVTKEMETQIGYEFDFMREATAMERIRKFLYKINKRTPVLVPRVMRNMVTRRVLVMEYIDGVPIMNLGDEIAKRGINPHGKVAVAAKQKILQSLTLAYGQMILKSGFFHADPHPGNILICKGSEVALLDYGQVKDLPEELRLGYANLVLAIADGDPVRASESYRELGIDTLSNCENEQQEMFKLAQTMFDTKLPPGVKMLQPFSEDSSIKKIAVQAFPEELFSILRTVHLLRGLSVGLGLNYSCAEQWRPIAEEALSQAGRFKGKNVKHGGIIRGIVKSLFWRN; this comes from the exons ATGTTGCCTCCTCCTATCGCCGTCGATCTTAACGACATTAAACAAAAACTCTCCGTTCACTTTCGCCCTTTTCAACGTTCCTTTCAGTTCTGGGTTCGTGCCATCGATATTTACACCGGATACAAG GTTTTTCAATTGCGAGTCAATTTCGTGAAAGATGTGCAAAAGCAAGAAGCAATGTGGGAAAGACAGCACGAACTTGCTGCTGATAAGATTTTCTCTATGTGCTCTGACCTTGGTGGTTTCTTCCTCAAG ATTGCGCAAATTATAGGGAAACCAGATTTGGCGCCGACTGCTTGGGTGAAAAGGCTTGTTACGTTATGTGATCAGGCTCCGGCCACTTCTTATCATACTGTTAAACTTGTGTTAGAGAATGAGCTTGGACTGTGTATTGATGATGTGTTTGATAGGTTTGATGTTGAGCCTCTTGGTTCTGCTTCAATTGCTCAG GTTCATAGAGCAAGACTGAAAGGTGACAAAGATGATGTTGTTGTCAAG GTTCAGCATCCTGGAGTTCAGGATCTGATGATGACAGATATTCGTAACTTGCAAGCTTTTGCTTTATACATGCAAAAAACAGATATCAAATTTGATCTATATTCAGTGACAAAGGAAATGGAAACACAG ATTGGGTATGAATTTGACTTCATGAGGGAGGCCACTGCAATGGAAAGGATTAGAAAGTTCttgtataaaataaacaaaaggaCTCCTGTTTTGGTGCCAAGAGTAATGCGAAATATGGTTACTAG AAGGGTCCTAGTTATGGAATATATTGACGGGGTTCCAATAATGAACCTTGGTGATGAAATAGCAAAGAGAGGCATAAATCCTCATGGTAAGGTTGCAGTTGCCGCAAAGCA GAAAATTCTTCAAAGCTTGACTCTAGCATATGGTCAAATGATTTTGAAAAGTGGGTTCTTCCATGCAGATCCTCATCCAGGAAATATTTTGATTTGTAAAGGATCAGAG GTTGCCTTGCTGGACTATGGACAGGTGAAAGATCTCCCAGAGGAATTGAGGCTTGGTTATGCTAATCTCGTTCTTGCGATTGCTGATGGTGACCCAGTAAGAGCTTCAGAGAGCTATAG GGAGCTTGGTATAGATACGTTGAGCAATTGTGAAAATGAGCAACAAGAAATGTTTAAACTGGCACAGACAATGTTTGATACAAAATTACCTCCCGGTGTGAAAATGCTGCAACCTTTTTCAGAGGAttcttcaattaaaaaaattgctgTTCAG GCTTTCCCAGAAGAACTGTTTTCTATACTTCGGACAGTGCACCTACTGAGGGGACTTAGCGTTGGACTTGGACTCAATTATTCTTGTGCAGAACAGTGGAGACCCATTGCTGAAGAAGCTTTGTCTCAAGCTGGCAGATTTAAAG GTAAAAATGTTAAGCATGGAGGTATAATACGTGGTATAGTAAAATCATTATTTTGGAGAAACTAA